The Streptococcus sp. S5 genome contains a region encoding:
- a CDS encoding helix-turn-helix domain-containing protein codes for MGKLLASRMRSRRKELNLSQVELAAGICEQAQISKIERDADYSPGSDLIYALAKKLNVSMDYFFDEDIHVESEFLTQFRAVSKKFLDLRDYDSLKYIYELEAAKTVKLPLSDQLYLQWIEAIVLFNHDLKQNEAIKKLEAILSKYSEYDWEYLNISNSLLHFYFQTDELSKFEEVYNRMTNLFKSVKVRTIDELEILIKCRYNFCRYLWLNQQTERAISETFETIGICLKNNSFYCLANLYCLLGNVSEGFAHKDAVKQYFVTAQRAYLLEGNDKMALDLERFINETFPA; via the coding sequence ATGGGGAAACTATTGGCGAGCCGAATGCGTAGTCGGAGAAAAGAACTGAATTTGTCTCAGGTTGAATTGGCTGCTGGTATCTGTGAACAGGCCCAAATCAGTAAAATTGAGCGAGATGCAGACTATAGTCCTGGCTCAGACTTAATATATGCCCTTGCAAAAAAGCTAAATGTATCAATGGACTACTTTTTTGACGAGGATATCCATGTCGAATCGGAGTTTTTGACTCAATTTCGTGCTGTATCTAAGAAATTCTTAGACTTACGAGATTATGATTCACTAAAATATATCTATGAGTTAGAAGCTGCGAAGACAGTAAAACTCCCTCTCTCCGATCAGTTATACCTTCAGTGGATAGAGGCTATTGTGTTGTTTAACCATGACCTTAAACAGAATGAAGCGATCAAAAAATTAGAAGCTATTTTGTCAAAATATAGCGAATATGATTGGGAATATTTGAATATCTCAAATAGTTTATTACACTTTTACTTTCAGACGGATGAACTCTCAAAATTTGAAGAAGTCTATAATCGCATGACCAATCTTTTTAAGAGTGTTAAGGTTCGGACAATTGATGAACTTGAAATTCTGATTAAATGTCGGTATAACTTTTGTCGGTATCTATGGTTAAACCAGCAAACAGAGAGAGCGATAAGTGAGACTTTTGAAACGATTGGTATTTGTCTCAAAAATAATAGTTTCTACTGTTTAGCTAATCTTTACTGTTTACTTGGGAATGTTAGTGAAGGTTTTGCCCATAAAGATGCCGTTAAACAGTACTTTGTAACAGCGCAGCGTGCATACCTGCTAGAGGGAAATGATAAGATGGCTTTAGACCTTGAGCGTTTTATCAATGAAACATTCCCAGCATAA